The Hydra vulgaris chromosome 11, alternate assembly HydraT2T_AEP genome contains a region encoding:
- the LOC136087364 gene encoding proline-rich transmembrane protein 1-like isoform X1 translates to MDKKKSFYSPPYYKQLNQSTYIQEETKNDTSVFFGNVYTNTANTSQDSINSIPPVSAGNPINSSLGPSYLKPEPAVTANPVNVSISQSAQPQADQPLPSSHAFMAWFSCLCCFWPLGLIAVYYSNKVNSAISIGDREKAILASKKAKIFSTISLVIGLNLTWIIYLINQKLTTVTYTTNTLGS, encoded by the exons ATGGATAAGAAGAAAT CTTTTTACTCACCTCCTTATTATAAGCAACTCAATCAATCTACATACATACAAGAGGAGACTAAAAATGACACATCTGTTTTCTTTGGCAAC GTTTATACTAATACAGCAAATACTTCACAGGATTCTATAAATTCTATACCACCTGTAAGTGCTGGTAATCCAATAAATTCCTCATTAGGTCCGAGTTACCTAAAACCAGAACCAGCAGTTACTGCAAATCCAGTAAACGTGTCAATATCACAAAGTGCACAACCTCAAGCAGATCAACCGTTACCTTCATCGCACGCTTTTATGGCTTGGTTTTCGTGTTTATGCTGCTTTTGGCCTCTTGGTCTTATTGCCGTATATTACTCAAATAAA gtaaattCTGCTATCAGCATAGGAGATCGAGAAAAAGCAATTTTAGCttctaaaaaagcaaaaatattttccacAATATCACTTGTAATTGGGTTAAACTTAACATGGATCATATATTTGATAAACCAGAAATTGACAACCGTTACTTATACGACAAATACACTAGgaagttaa
- the LOC136086805 gene encoding zinc finger MYM-type protein 1-like — translation MQFPQTVDNNKNNERKDENNNTENEVACQGPSNEIQEVESVESTMHNNELDSGLFIMVFFLDTILREDPALCPLQLKENERMKYLNKGYAFFQNKDSNFKSSKRMFKSQNRYYLVKYFQKVMNNGEKCDQKWLMFSESTGCIFCYVYKLFSTDYDNVFVKSDFYNWKKTKQTIFGHKNSKEHIQCMIKWIEFIKQNTHVDEYMVCQIKREFNYWSAILSRIVAVIRFLAGRDLAFRGHNDVIGSSNNGNYLGMLELLTQFDPVLKQHIDTFANKGKGNVNNEELIDIMSQKVLTHIITEIKEVKYWGIIVDSTPDISHVDQLSVIFRCYLNGHMYERVFFCFLQIKSHDGKSFITDILLLERYDIDITNCRGQAYNNASNMSGKYSGLQARLKERSELAFYIPCTGHSLNLVGQCSVSECINSINYFGVLQSLYSFFVASTHRWDLLKGNHATLKRLSDTRWSCRSDASKSLVENFDGIHAALCQIAEDTE, via the exons ATGCAATTTCCACAAACtgtagataataataaaaacaatgaaagaaaagatgaaaACAATAACACGGAAAATGAGGTAGCCTGCCAAGGTCCTTCAAATGAAATTCAAGAAGTTGAAAGTGTTGAATCTACAATGCATAATAATGAGCTTGACTCAG gctTATTTATCATGGTTTTTTTCCTAGATACCATTCTACGCGAAGACCCTGCTTTATGCCCTTTACAATTAAAGGAAAATGAACGTATGAAGTATTTAAACAAGGGGTatgctttttttcaaaataaagactCTAATTTTAAATCTTCGAAGCGAATGTTCAAAAGCCAGAACAGATATTATTtggttaaatattttcaaaaagtgatgAATAATGGTGAAAAGTGTGACCAAAAATGGTTAATGTTTTCTGAATCCACTGGATgtatattttgttatgtttacaAGTTGTTTTCAACTGATTACGACAACGTATTTGTTAAAAGTGACTTTTACAAttggaaaaaaactaaacaaactaTTTTCGGCCACAAAAACAGCAAGGAACATATTCAATGTATGATTAAGTGGATAGAattcataaaacaaaatactcaTGTCGATGAATATATGGTATGCCAGATTAAAAGGGAATTTAATTATTGGTCTGCAATCTTAAGTAGAATAGTAGCGGTTATTCGTTTTTTAGCCGGACGAGATTTAGCATTTCGAGGCCATAATGATGTTATAGGATCGTCAAATAACGGAAATTACTTAGGCATGTTAGAATTGTTGACTCAATTTGATCCAGTTTTAAAGCAACACATTGACACTTTTGCAAATAAAGGCAAAGGTAATGTAAATAATGAAGAGCTAATTGATATTATGTCTCAAAAGGTTTTAACGCACATTATTACCgaaataaaagaagtaaaatacTGGGGAATTATTGTAGATTCGACTCCTGATATTTCTCACGTGGATCAACTTTCTGTGATATTTCGTTGTTATCTAAATGGCCACATGTATGAAcgtgtatttttttgttttctacaaATTAAAAGCCACGACGGTAAATCTTTTATTACTGACATTTTATTACTGGAAAGATATGATATTGATATAACCAATTGTCGGGGACAGGCATACAATAATGCAAGCAATATGTCTGGTAAATATTCTGGATTACAAGCACGTTTAAAAGAGCGGAGTGAATTAGCTTTTTATATCCCCTGCACTGGacattctttaaatttagtagGGCAGTGCAGTGTCAGTGAGTGCATCAATTCTATCAACTATTTTGGCGTTCTCCAGAGTTTGTATTCATTTTTTGTAGCTTCAACACATAGATGGGATTTATTGAAAGGAAATCATGCTACACTCAAGCGCCTATCAGATACACGATGGTCATGTAGGTCAGATGCTTCAAAAAGTTTAGTAGAAAATTTTGATGGGATTCATGCAGCGCTATGTCAGATAGCTGAGGATACAGAATAA
- the LOC136087364 gene encoding proline-rich transmembrane protein 1-like isoform X2 produces the protein MFQKAFYSPPYYKQLNQSTYIQEETKNDTSVFFGNVYTNTANTSQDSINSIPPVSAGNPINSSLGPSYLKPEPAVTANPVNVSISQSAQPQADQPLPSSHAFMAWFSCLCCFWPLGLIAVYYSNKVNSAISIGDREKAILASKKAKIFSTISLVIGLNLTWIIYLINQKLTTVTYTTNTLGS, from the exons atgtttcaaaagg CTTTTTACTCACCTCCTTATTATAAGCAACTCAATCAATCTACATACATACAAGAGGAGACTAAAAATGACACATCTGTTTTCTTTGGCAAC GTTTATACTAATACAGCAAATACTTCACAGGATTCTATAAATTCTATACCACCTGTAAGTGCTGGTAATCCAATAAATTCCTCATTAGGTCCGAGTTACCTAAAACCAGAACCAGCAGTTACTGCAAATCCAGTAAACGTGTCAATATCACAAAGTGCACAACCTCAAGCAGATCAACCGTTACCTTCATCGCACGCTTTTATGGCTTGGTTTTCGTGTTTATGCTGCTTTTGGCCTCTTGGTCTTATTGCCGTATATTACTCAAATAAA gtaaattCTGCTATCAGCATAGGAGATCGAGAAAAAGCAATTTTAGCttctaaaaaagcaaaaatattttccacAATATCACTTGTAATTGGGTTAAACTTAACATGGATCATATATTTGATAAACCAGAAATTGACAACCGTTACTTATACGACAAATACACTAGgaagttaa